The region AGTGTGCTTGTGTCTGAGCCATCAGGAAATATTAATTAAGACCTACAGAAACATGCCCTCAGAATGATTGTTGCCTTTATACAGTTGTTATTTTAGTTATCTATTacttttttctctgtattgttCCCTCTGGATTTGGTTTTGCTCCTAATTCTAAACAGAGATATGGCCTTATACATCAGTTTGTGCTTTGTAAACTAGTACCAGCCTTTTTTGGAAATTTTGGtgattttattgtcattttgatgaTCTATGAATTGAGTGCATCTGAGTTGTGATATTTCTTTTCCAGTTAAATCACgacatatataatgtaatgatgAAACTTGAGACCCAGCACTCCACCAAAACATTTATCATCAAGGGCCTCAACAGGTACAAGTCTAAGCTTCAATAGCCTCGATTCTAGCTGGCGCTAGAAGCagtttattataattatctCCAGATTCTGTATAACTGCGATGCATATTCttatgtgtgtttctttgtgcttttcCCCAGCACTAAGTCCAAGAAAAGGAAATCTCTTACTATATCTGCACCAATTCCCTGTAATACTGCCTTTCCTGCTGGTCATCCAGCTCTGAGCAAATTCAGCATTCCTGATGAACTCTCAGACCCCACAGACTCCCACTCCCACCCTCCTCCAGCAAAGACTGAACACTCAATGACCGAAATGTCAGATTCAGATGACCTTAGCTCCACTGACAGTGGCCCCAGCACAACCAATACACAGTTAATGTTCTCAGAGGGGGAGGGCATTAAGCATGAATCAGCCAGTgagaacacaaaagaaacagcTGCAAACGAATCGGTGCAATCAAACAATAAGGATCACCCAGGAAGCTCAGCTATGGGTGAACAAGATGAAGAGGAGCAGAGTGAGAGTGCCTCACCATGCGAGTATGGGGACACAGATGCATCAGCATCAGAGGACACACAGATGTCCCACTTGTCTGAATGTGGTGGTGTTGAGTCTGAACCTCCTCTGAATGAGAGCGGCCAAGCAGATCCAGAGCCTGATACTTGTTTGTTAGAATCTGCCAGCTCTCTGAACAAAAGTGGGAAAGAGGTGCGAGGGGCAGGAAACGGGGAGACAGATGAGAGTGGAAGAGAAAATGGTAAAACAAAAgagttaaagaaagaaaaacaggtgGTCACAAGCCAAAACAATGAAGCTTCAAGCCCTCCTGGCTTTCTCTACAAGGTatgagattttttgttttttaatcaagaTTATAAATACTGGTGATTTAGATTATTAGAACGTCTTTGTTTATTTAGGCTGTTGCTTTGGAGCACCAAGAGTCAGATGAAGGTGTTCTTCTGCTCTTCACTAAAGGAGATGTGCTCCTCATATTTGTTGACAATGAAGAGGAAACGGTAAGTGAGCAGTATTGTGAAGTGAGCAGTATTGTGAACAGTGCTGACATAATGTGCTGATGGACTTTTCTGAACAATACCTCCTTTTGAATTCAGCTTTTATAACACGTTGTGATTCTTTGGAAACTTTTTTTATTAGGGGAAAGTGCATTAAGAAAATTCTTATGTTTAAAGCCTGACCGTTTATAAAACATTGatcaaaaaacattaaaacattgatAAAGTCATTACAGAAAAGTGCTGTGGGCATGAATATGCCAGGCCTGCATTTGTTCTCTGCTCAAGTGCAATACAGAAAGGACCTTTTAGAAACTATAGCCCTGCAGTTGTGTAACAAAAGACCCCTATAGGACTAAACACATGCAGATTGAACATGTGGTTCCTACTCAGCAGTCCTAACTACATTACTCACTGCCTTTCGTTTTTGAAGCCTGACCTAGAGTGTTCACTAAACCTTGTAGGAACActgcataaaatgttttatgaaataTTGTCTGAATGCTCTGTTGCAGCCAGAGGGCTCTGT is a window of Electrophorus electricus isolate fEleEle1 chromosome 3, fEleEle1.pri, whole genome shotgun sequence DNA encoding:
- the bin2b gene encoding bridging integrator 2b, which produces MAEGKLGTNLGGNIGAGAGILAKRFQKSMNRAQEKVLQKLGKTMETKDEQFELCAADLNKQQMDGNRLYKDVKAYHSAVKAMHESSKRLSQTLKDVYESDWQGVEDLSAIMESEDLLWNDYEEKLSDQIIRTMENYIGQFPDVKERVAKRGRKLVDYDSARHHLEALQNAKKKDEAKVVKAEEEFNKSQSVFEEINKELREELPVLYQSRIGCYVTVFQNISNLRDIFYKEMSVLNHDIYNVMMKLETQHSTKTFIIKGLNSTKSKKRKSLTISAPIPCNTAFPAGHPALSKFSIPDELSDPTDSHSHPPPAKTEHSMTEMSDSDDLSSTDSGPSTTNTQLMFSEGEGIKHESASENTKETAANESVQSNNKDHPGSSAMGEQDEEEQSESASPCEYGDTDASASEDTQMSHLSECGGVESEPPLNESGQADPEPDTCLLESASSLNKSGKEVRGAGNGETDESGRENGKTKELKKEKQVVTSQNNEASSPPGFLYKAVALEHQESDEGVLLLFTKGDVLLIFVDNEEETPEGSVWGVREQDWIQYKDLTLLSGIVDETMIQRIDSD